A region of Scylla paramamosain isolate STU-SP2022 chromosome 25, ASM3559412v1, whole genome shotgun sequence DNA encodes the following proteins:
- the LOC135113203 gene encoding ADP-ribosylation factor-like protein 4C, protein MKPADNRTKRVAVGRPGGSGGQSECVRGAGHRCRAHRHTVHMPLSGNDLWGLVAEAVGGMGVGRVVAAARAGLAGLAGLVAGPPQLVLVGLDSSGKTTALLRLKYGHYVNTVPTVGFNCERLRRGGCSWVAWDVGGAERIRPLWRAYTRGADAVLFVVDSSSAADRLEEARHELHALVRRQATQSAALRRSRPPVLVLANKQDLPGARSPADMTDALGLADLPPCQPWALAPACAVTGEGLPEAMTDLRRLFLKARRTSPSRG, encoded by the coding sequence ATGAAACCAGCTGACAACCGCACGAAGCGGGTGGCGGTGGGCCGACCCGGCGGCAGCGGTGGCCAGTCTGAGTGTGTCCGGGGTGCGGGACACAGGTGCCGCGCACACCGCCACACGGTACACATGCCCCTCTCGGGGAATGACCTTTGGGGTCTGGTGGCCGAGGCCGTGGGTGGCATGGGCGTGGGCCGCGTGGTGGCTGCGGCACGTGCTGGGCTGGCAGGTCTGGCGGGGCTAGTGGCGGGCCCTCCTCAGCTGGTACTGGTGGGCCTGGATTCTTCGGGCAAGACAACGGCGCTGTTGCGGCTCAAATATGGCCACTACGTCAACACGGTGCCCACCGTCGGTTTTAACTGTGAGCGGTTACGGCGAGGCGGCTGTTCTTGGGTGGCGTGGGACGTGGGCGGCGCTGAGCGGATACGGCCGCTGTGGCGCGCTTACACTCGCGGCGCCGACGCAGTGCTCTTCGTGGTGGATTCCAGCAGTGCCGCTGACCGTCTGGAGGAAGCACGGCACGAGCTGCACGCCCTTGTACGGCGCCAGGCGACGCAAAGTGCAGCGCTACGACGATCGCGCCCGCCGGTGTTGGTGTTAGCCAACAAACAAGATCTGCCCGGCGCTAGGTCGCCCGCTGATATGACCGACGCCCTCGGCCTGGCTGACCTGCCGCCTTGTCAACCCTGGGCCCTCGCCCCAGCCTGCGCTGTCACAGGTGAGGGTCTACCGGAAGCCATGACAGACCTGCGCCGTCTCTTCCTCAAAGCTCGTCGAACCTCCCCCTCGCGTGGCTAA